One window of the Pyrus communis chromosome 17, drPyrComm1.1, whole genome shotgun sequence genome contains the following:
- the LOC137722584 gene encoding eIF-2-alpha kinase GCN2, translated as MGQKKKKRGGGSGKKKKALKDHGAYVGDDDNELLSEEITALCAIFQDDFKVMSGSHPQIIIKIRPHSKDMGYEDLDVSALLSVRCLPGYPYKCPKLQITPEKGLSKTDTDRLLSLIHDQANSNAREGRVMIFNLVETAQEFLSEIVPVGQSHGPVICPTTDSSAQLFQKDVAILSNKKGPFVYGFIDLFSGSGESWNWGFGVDETSGINSSVPSHTDIKQSPLQKAHPKVMHDIQEKKLDKHAEQASLQDVKQSPLPSPTVQLDILEEDSEDGNKSMYSTDSSRFLLEESVENGGKAEKENLVIKDDSTEDEWESGSEQSESLSFASLGHDQVSQDVKKDLIMVHLLRLACSSKGPLVDALPQITTELEKLGILSEWAKELTSKPPSVLNRTFDHAFRQHMVSSRISQFWEPASDCDGPSTSLPSSRYLNDFEELQSLGHGGFGHVVLCKNKLDGRQYAVKKIRLKDKSLPVNDRILREVATLSRLQHQHVVRYYQAWFETGIIGAHGDTTLGSMTAASTTFSFKGTNSADALGNENKLESTYLYIQMEYCPRTLRQIFESYSRVDKELAWHLCRQIVEGLAHIHGQGIIHRDLTPSNIFFDARNDIKIGDFGLAKFFKLEQLDQEPSFPPDTAGVSLDGTGQVGTYFYTAPEIEQGWPKIDEKADMYSLGVVFFELWHPFGTAMERHHVLSDLKQKGELPPAWVAEFPEQASLLRRLMSPSPSDRPSATELLKHAFPPRMESELLDNILRTMQTSEDRSVYDRVLNAIFDEEMLSVKDQQHRDGSVGLGGRDTSAVQYADLQTEARDYVVDITRELFRQHCAKHLEVIPMHLLDDCQQFNRNTVKLLTHGGDMLELSHELRLPFVSWAISSQKSSFKRYEISSVYRRPVGHSPPSRYLQGDFDIIGGASALTEAEVIKVTRDIIARFFHSVFCDIHLNHGDLLEAIWAWVGVKAEHRQKVAELLSMMGSLRPQSSERKSKWVVIRRQLLQELNLPQAVVNRLQTVGLRFCGPADQALARLRGALPTDKQTRKALDELSDLYSHLRVWRIEQNVYVDALMPPTESYHRDLFFQVYLVKDNNPGSLAEGALLAVGGRYDYLLRQMWGLEHKSNPPGAVGTSLALETIIQHSSIDFKPIRNEVSNIVLVCSKGGGGLLKERMELVAELWEENIKAEFVPTPDPSLTEQYEYANEHDIKCLVIITDTGVSQKGSVKVRHLELKKEKEVDREDLVRFLLDAMAIQFRNPSIWT; from the exons ATGgggcagaagaagaagaagcgtGGAGGAGGGagtgggaagaagaagaaggcctTGAAAGATCATGGGGCTTATGTTGGCGATGATGATAATGAACTTCTTTCTGAAGAGATCACTGCCTT GTGTGCAATATTTCAAGACGATTTCAAAGTTATGTCTGGATCACATCCTCAAATCATTATTAAGATTAG GCCTCATTCTAAGGATATGGGTTATGAGGATCTAGATGTTTCTGCACTTCTTTCTGTTAG GTGCTTACCAGGGTATCCTTACAAGTGCCCAAAGTTGCAGATAACTCCAGAGAAAGGTTTATCAAAAACTGATACTGATAGGCTGCTATCTCTTATTCATGATCag GCAAATTCTAATGCTCGAGAAGGACGGGTAATGATTTTCAATTTGGTAGAGACTGCCCAGGAATTCCTATCTGAAATTGTGCCAGTGGGCCAATCACATGGACCT GTAATATGTCCGACTACGGATAGCAGTGCTCAATTGTTTCAGAAGGACGTTGCAATTTTAAGTAACAAGAAGGGGCCTTTTGTTTATGGTTTCATAGACCTGTTCAGTGGTTCTGGAGAGTCTTGGAATTGGGGTTTTGGAGTGGATGAGACCAGTGGGATAAATTCATCGGTCCCATCCCACACAGATATAAAGCAAAGCCCATTGCAAAAGGCCCATCCTAAAGTCATGCATGATATTCAGGAAAAGAAACTGGATAAGCATGCAGAGCAGGCAAGTTTACAAGATGTAAAGCAAAGCCCATTACCTTCCCCTACTGTCCAGTTAGATATCCTTGAAGAAGATAGTGAAGATGGCAACAAGAGCATGTATTCTACAGATTCAAGTAGATTTTTGTTGGAGGAATCAGTAGAAAATGGTGGTAAAGCTGAGAAAGAG AATTTGGTCATTAAGGATGATTCAACAGAAGATGAGTGGGAATCTGGAAGTGAGCAATCAGAGTCACTCTCATTTGCTTCCTTGGGTCATGATCAAGTGTCTCAAGATGTTAAAAAGGATCTCATAATG GTTCATCTACTCCGTCTTGCCTGCTCTTCGAAAGGACCATTGGTTGATGCCTTGCCACAAATAACCACAGAATTGGAGAAGTTAGGA ATTTTATCAGAATGGGCAAAGGAGTTAACTTCTAAACCACCTTCAGTTTTGAACAGAACATTTGATCATGCTTTCAGACAACATATG GTTTCATCCCGAAtctctcaattttgggaacccGCGTCTGATTGCGATGGGCCAAGTACATCTCTCCCAAGCTCTCGGTATCTTAATGACTTTGAGGAGCTACAGTCCCTTG GTCATGGTGGCTTTGGCCATGTTGTATTGTGCAAAAATAAGCTAGATGGAAGGCAGTATGCAGTGAAGAAAATTCGCCTCAAGGATAAAAGCCTTCCTGTTAATGATCGAATATTGAG GGAAGTAGCTACACTTTCTCGTTTGCAGCATCAACATGTCGTACGATACTATCAG GCGTGGTTTGAAACAGGGATTATTGGTGCTCATGGTGATACCACATTGGGTTCAATGACTGCAGCCAGCACCACTTTCAGCTTCAAAGGTACAAACTCAGCAGATGCTCTTGGGAATGAGAATAAGCTTGAATCGACTTATCTGTATATTCAAATGGAATATTGCCCTAG GACTTTACGCCAAATTTTCGAGTCATATAGTCGTGTTGACAAAGAATTAGCATGGCATCTGTGTCGTCAAATTGTTGAAGGCTTGGCACATATACATGGACAAGGCATCATTCATCGGGACTTAACCCCAAGCAACATATTCTTTGATGCGCGTAATGATATTAAAATTGGTGATTTTGGTCTGG cCAAGTTTTTTAAGTTGGAGCAGTTGGACCAAGAACCAAGTTTTCCTCCAGATACAGCCGGAGTTTCTCTTGATGGTACTGGCCAAGTTGGTACATATTTTTACACTGCACCAGAAATTGAGCAAGGATGGCCAAAGATAGATGAAAAG GCTGATATGTACAGCTTGGGAGTTGTATTCTTTGAGCTATGGCACCCATTTGGGACTGCAATGGAACGACACCATGTCCTATCTGACTTGAAACAGAAGGGCGAACTTCCTCCCGCTTGGGTTGCTGAGTTTCCTGAACAGGCATCTCTGTTGCGGCGTTTAATGTCTCCAAGTCCATCAGATCGTCCTTCTGCCACTGAACTTCTAAAGCATGCATTTCCACCACGAATGGAGTCTGAGTTGTTAGACA ATATTCTACGAACAATGCAAACCTCAGAGGACAGAAGTGTGTATGACAGAGTTCTGAATGCCATCTTTGATGAGGAGATGTTAAGCGTGAAAGATCAGCAACATCGTGATGGAAGTGTGggattaggtggaagggataCTTCTGCTGTGCAGTATGCAGATTTACAAACTGAGGCTCGTGATTACGTTGTTGACATCACAAGGGAGTTGTTCAGACAGCATTGTGCGAAACACCTTGAAGTAATACCTATGCATTTGCTAGATGATTGCCAACAGTTCAATAG GAACACCGTCAAACTTTTAACCCACGGAGGAGATATGCTTGAACTTAGTCATGAGCTGCGCTTGCCTTTTGTTAGTTGGGCGATCTCCAGCCAG AAATCTTCATTCAAACGTTACGAAATATCCTCTGTGTACAGAAGACCTGTTGGACATTCACCCCCAAGTCGCTACCTGCAG GGTGACTTTGATATTATTGGAGGCGCATCAGCATTAACAGAGGCAGAAGTCATCAAG GTGACAAGGGACATTATAGCTCGTTTTTTTCATTCAGTTTTTTGTGATATTCATCTAAACCATGGGGACTTACTGGAGGCAATTTGGGCTTGGGTAGGAGTCAAGGCAGAGCATAGGCAGAAAGTAGCAGAG CTTCTGTCTATGATGGGCTCTTTACGTCCTCAATCTTCTGAGCGGAAATCCAAGTGGGTGGTAATCAGACGTCAGCTTTTGCAG GAACTTAATTTACCGCAAGCTGTTGTAAATAGGTTGCAAACTGTTGGTTTACGGTTTTGTGGACCTGCAGATCAAGCACTTGCTAGACTGAGGGGAGCCTTGCCAACTG ATAAACAAACACGGAAGGCACTTGATGAGCTGTCGGATCTCTACAGCCACTTGAGAGTTTGGAGGATCGAACAAAATGTTTACGTAGATGCACTTATGCCACCAACTGAGAGTTATCATAGAGATTTGTTCTTCCAG GTATATTTAGTGAAGGACAACAATCCTGGATCACTTGCCGAAGGTGCACTGCTTGCTGTTGGTGGCCGCTATGACTATTTGCTTCGTCAAATGTGGGGTCTTGAACAT aaATCAAACCCTCCGGGTGCTGTTGGGACCAGCCTTGCATTAGAGACAATAATTCAGCATTCTTCTATAGATTTTAAACCAATCAG AAATGAAGTTAGCAACATTGTTCTTGTTTGTTCAAAAGGAGGAGGTGGTCTATTGAAAGAGCGCATGGAACTAGTCGCCGAGCTATGGGAGGAAAACATTAAG GCTGAGTTTGTCCCAACACCTGATCCAAGTCTTACAGAGCAGTATGAATATGCAAATGAACATGACATAAAGTGCCTTGTCATCATAACAGACACAGGTGTTTCACAGAAAGGCTCTGTTAAG GTCCGTCATCTTGAactcaaaaaagaaaaggaagttgACAGAGAAGATCTTGTCAGGTTTCTGCTGGATGCAATGGCGATACAATTTAGAAATCCTTCCATTTGGACTTAG
- the LOC137723600 gene encoding serine/threonine-protein kinase-like protein ACR4, with amino-acid sequence MGFSVNDFLIWVLNISILRAGFLAELVVLSDLWCLASGLGSMSAIAVSYGEKGPVFCGLKLDGSHLVTCYGSNSAITHGAPNRFPFIGLTAGDGFVCGLLMDSNQPYCWGSSGYIQMGVPQPIVKEAQYLEISAGDYHLCGLRKPLTGRLRNTSFVDCWGYNMTKNYVFDGQIQSISAGSEFNCGLFAQNRTVFCWGDETSSRVISLIPKDMRFRKISAGGNHVCGILEPVNSRTVCWGRSLVMEEEISVAYSGQGNVDMAPNDPMLSVVGGKFHACGIKSYDREVICWGFIVKQSTPAPNGAKVYEIAAGNYFTCGILADKSFLPVCWGHGFPTSLPLPMAPGFCKSTPCAPGFYELSNESASCKLPNSHICMPCSNDCPDEMYPKTGCTLKSDRQCEYNCSICYSAECFSNCSSSYGKKNERFWSMQLPIIIAEVAFALFLVSVVSITAILYVRYRLRNCQCTGKDLNSKKNGQGGSFQKDNGKIRPELDDLKIRRAQMFTYEELERATAGFGEESVVGKGSFSCVFRGVLKDGTVVAVKRAIMSPNMQKNSKEFHTELDLLSRLNHAHLLNLLGYCEEGGQSLLVYEFMAHGSLHQHLHGKNKALKEQLDWVRRVTIAVQAARGIEYLHGYACPPVIHRDIKSSNILIDEEHNARVADFGLSLLGPADSGSPLAELPAGTLGYLDPEYYRLHYLTTKSDVYSFGVLLLEILSGRKAIDMQYEDGNIVEWGVPLIKSGDISAILDPVLKPPPDLEALKRIANVACKCVRMRGKERPSMDKVTTALERALAMLMGSPCNEQPILPTEVVLGSSRMHKKSSQKSSNRSVDTDVVELEDAQRFEFRAPSWITFPSVASSQRRKSSASDADADGKTTEGRNLGNCGSGGDGLRSLEEEIGPASPQEKLFLQHNF; translated from the coding sequence TCTGTGGGTTAAAATTAGATGGGTCTCATCTTGTGACCTGCTATGGATCAAACTCAGCAATTACACACGGGGCTCCTAATCGATTCCCATTTATCGGTTTAACTGCTGGTGATGGATTTGTTTGTGGACTTCTCATGGATTCCAACCAGCCATATTGTTGGGGAAGCAGTGGTTATATCCAAATGGGTGTCCCTCAACCCATTGTTAAAGAAGCTCAATACTTAGAAATCAGTGCTGGTGATTATCATTTGTGTGGATTACGAAAACCTTTAACTGGCAGGCTCAGAAACACTTCTTTTGTTGATTGTTGGGGATATAACATGACCAAAAACTATGTGTTTGATGGGCAGATTCAGTCGATTTCAGCTGGCTCAGAATTCAATTGTGGATTGTTTGCCCAGAACAGGACTGTCTTTTGCTGGGGTGATGAGACTAGTAGCAGGGTTATCAGCTTGATCCCCAAAGATATGAGGTTTCGGAAGATTTCAGCTGGTGGGAATCATGTTTGTGGGATTTTGGAGCCTGTGAATTCCAGAACCGTTTGTTGGGGAAGAAGCTTGGTCATGGAAGAAGAAATTTCAGTGGCATATTCAGGTCAGGGCAATGTTGATATGGCTCCAAATGACCCAATGCTTTCAGTTGTCGGAGGGAAGTTCCATGCTTGCGGAATTAAGAGCTATGACCGTGAGGTGATTTGTTGGGGGTTTATTGTGAAACAAAGTACACCGGCTCCTAATGGTGCTAAGGTTTATGAGATTGCTGCTGGAAATTACTTCACTTGTGGAATTCTTGCTGACAAATCATTCTTACCGGTTTGTTGGGGACATGGATTCCCAACTTCTCTTCCATTACCTATGGCACCTGGATTCTGCAAGTCCACTCCGTGCGCTCCTGGTTTCTATGAGCTCAGTAATGAGAGTGCCTCTTGCAAGTTACCTAACTCTCATATTTGCATGCCGTGCAGCAATGATTGTCCAGATGAAATGTACCCAAAAACCGGATGTACTTTGAAATCTGATAGACAGTGTGAATATAACTGTTCTATTTGTTACTCAGCTGAATGTTTCTCAAATTGTTCATCTTCATATGGCAAGAAGAATGAAAGGTTTTGGTCCATGCAATTGCCTATCATTATTGCGGAGGTTGCTTTTGCTCTGTTCTTGGTGAGTGTTGTGTCTATAACTGCAATTTTATATGTTCGCTACAGATTACGCAACTGTCAGTGCACAGGAAAAGATTTGAATTCGAAAAAGAATGGTCAGGGTGGATCTTTCCAGAAAGACAATGGTAAGATTCGTCCCGAGTTGGATGACCTCAAGATAAGGAGAGCTCAGATGTTCACGTATGAGGAGCTTGAAAGGGCCACAGCCGGCTTTGGAGAGGAGTCTGTTGTTGGAAAGGGAAGCTTCTCCTGTGTTTTCAGAGGTGTTTTAAAAGACGGGACAGTTGTTGCTGTCAAAAGGGCTATAATGTCTCCTAACATGCAAAAGAATTCGAAAGAGTTCCATACAGAGCTAGACTTGCTCTCACGATTAAACCACGCACATTTACTCAATCTGCTCGGATATTGTGAAGAAGGCGGACAAAGTCTTCTTGTTTATGAGTTCATGGCTCATGGATCATTGCATCAGCATCTCCACGGAAAGAACAAAGCCTTGAAAGAGCAATTGGATTGGGTGCGAAGGGTCACTATTGCAGTCCAAGCAGCTCGGGGAATTGAATACTTGCACGGTTATGCTTGCCCACCGGTGATTCATCGAGACATTAAGTCTTCAAACATTCTCATTGACGAGGAGCACAATGCTCGAGTGGCTGATTTTGGTTTGTCGTTACTGGGACCTGCAGACAGTGGCTCCCCATTGGCAGAGCTACCAGCCGGAACTCTAGGGTATCTTGATCCTGAGTACTACAGACTTCATTACCTTACAACCAAATCTGATGTTTATAGTTTTGGTGTTTTGCTTTTGGAGATTCTTAGTGGCAGAAAAGCCATCGATATGCAGTATGAAGACGGAAATATAGTTGAATGGGGAGTGCCTCTGATCAAGTCAGGAGACATAAGTGCAATTTTGGATCCAGTTTTGAAACCCCCACCtgaccttgaagccttgaaaagAATTGCCAATGTAGCCTGCAAATGTGTGAGAATGAGAGGGAAGGAGAGGCCATCAATGGACAAGGTGACGACAGCGCTAGAACGAGCTCTTGCCATGCTAATGGGCAGCCCGTGTAACGAGCAACCTATTCTGCCAACCGAGGTGGTATTGGGAAGCAGTAGAATGCACaaaaaatcctcacaaaaatcTTCAAACAGGTCAGTCGACACTGATGTGGTAGAACTGGAGGACGCGCAAAGGTTTGAATTCCGAGCTCCTTCATGGATCACATTTCCGAGTGTTGCTTCTTCCCAGAGGAGGAAGTCATCGGCCTCAGATGCCGATGCCGATGGGAAGACCACAGAGGGTAGAAATTTGGGCAACTGTGGGAGTGGTGGTGATGGCTTGAGGAGCTTGGAAGAAGAGATTGGACCTGCATCACCTCAAGAGAAGTTATTCTTGCAgcataatttttaa